The window AGCCAATAATTAAGAAAAGGATTATTATGGAATCATTCAATCCAATAGATTTGTTTTCGACTAATGAGGTGATTAAAACCGAATTTGATTTGCCTGGTGCTGCTGTAACTTTATTTGAGAATTTCTTTTCAATAGAAGAAAGCGATAGATTGTATAATAGCCTTTTAAAAAACACCAATTGGGAGCAAGACCAAATGGCTATTTACGGTAAACAAATAGACTTACCTAGACTTACAGCTTGGTATGGCGATACGGATTTAGAAGTGGCCTATGTTGGAAAAACAACAAAGCTACGTCCTTGGACTGCGGAGCTATTAAAAATCAAACAACGCATAGAGCAGGAGGTAGACATCAAATTTACACGCTGTTTACTTAATTATTATAGAGATGGAAAAGACAGCGTAGATTGGCATCAGGATTATGAAGTAAATCAACGCAAAAACACGGTTATCGGCTCCGTTACTTTTGGAGAAACAAGACCTTTTCAACTTAAACACGCAACGCGTAAAGATTTAAAACGCATAGACATTCCTTTAAAACACGGTAGTTTGTTACTAATGCAAGGTGCTACTCAAGATAATTGGAAGCATAAAATTCCGAAAACCACAAAAAAAATTAGACCACGAATAAACCTAACCTTTAGATGGGTTGGATAAAACCAAAATGGTTTTAATAAAGGATTAACTAAAACTAAATGTACCTTTTGCAGTTTGGAAGCGTGCTTATTATCTTTTTTATGAAAACTTTAGGAATTACCTTTAATTATACTGGTATTCCTTGTTTTTATACGTCATTTTGGATTGATTTTCTAGTTGTTTTTGTACTATCATTTATGACCGTTATTGCGAGGTTTTAATACTATACTTACTTTTGTCACTATAAAAATGATAGTTAATTAAAAAAACATATAAAAATGAATTTACACGACACATTAAACTGGAGATACACTACAAAGGAATACGACACAACCAAAAAAATCTCTGATGCAGATATGGGGGAAGTCAAAAATTTATTAAGAATGAGTCCTTCAAGTATTAACCTGCAACCTTGGCATTTTATTATTGCTGAAACTACAGAGGGAAAAGCGCGTATGACAAAAGGAACTCAAGGCTTCTTTCATTTTAATGAACCAAAAATAACGAATGCATCAGCTGTAGTATTATTTTGTTCAAAAACTAGTGAAGGTGCAGATGATATTTTTTATAAACACCTTTTAGAAGTACAGGATAAAGACGGAAGATTCCCTAATGAAGACATAAAGAACGGAATGTACGGAGGGATGAACGCTTTTGGAGACATTCATAAATATGATTTAAAAGACTATCAACATTGGATGGAAAAGCAGGTATATCTTAACATTGGAAACTTTTTGTTAGGAGTTGCAAGTTTAGGTATCGATGCAACACCAATGGAAGGTATTGATGTAAAAGCGTTAGATGAAGAATTCGGATTAAGAGCAAAAGGATTCACATCTTTAGTAGTTGTTTCTTTAGGCTATAGAGCTGCATCGGATTTTAATTCAACGGACAAAACTCCAAAATCTAGATTACCACAAAGTGAAATTATCACTGTAATATAATTGCAAAAAATTTAATTCAGATGAAAGCAATAGGATACAAAGAGAATTTACCAATAGACAATGTAAATTCGCTACAAGACATAGAAATAAAGACTCCAAAAGCAACTGGAAGAGATATTTTAGTGGAAATTAAAGCCATTTCGGTAAATCCAGCAGATTATAAAGTACGTGCAAATATGCCTGTACAGGGTGACGATTGGAAAATTATAGGTTGGGATGCAACCGGAATTGTAAAGCAAGTTGGAGAAGATGTTACTTTATTTAATGTTGGTGATGAAGTTTGGTACGCTGGCGATTTTACACGTCAGGGTAGTTATGCGCAATTTCAGGTGGTAGATGAACGTATTATAGGTAAAAAACCAACAAGTTTATCCTATGCGGAAGCTGCGGCGTTACCATTAACAACACTTACTGCTTATGAAATGTTGTTTGATAGATTAGAGGTTTCTAAAGACGATGCCAATAAATCCATTTTAATAATAGGTGCAGCAGGAGGCGTTGGTTCTATAATGGTGCAATTAGCTAAAAAGTTAACAAAACTGAACATTATTGCTACTGCTTCTCGCGAAGAAACTACCGATTGGTTAAAAGAATTAGGTGCAGATACGGTTATCAACCATAGAAATAAATTGAGTGAAGAGTTTGAAAAATATAGCCTTCCAGCGCCAGAATATGTTGTGAGTTTAAATGCTACAGAACAACATGTAGATGAAATTGTAAAGCTGATTAAACCGCAAGGGAAATTCGGCTTTATTGATGATCCAAAAGTAATGAATGTGATGCCTTTTAAAGGAAAAGCAGTGTCTACACACATCGAGTTAATGTTTACGCGTGCTATGTTTCAAACAGAAGATATGATTGAGCAACATAACATTTTAAATAAGGCTTCTGAGCTAATAGATAACGGGACAATTAAAACCACTTTAGGCGAAAACTTCGGAACTATTAATGCGGAAAACCTGCGTAAAGCACACGCTTTTTTAGAAACAGGAAAAGCAAAAGGTAAAATAGTTTTAGAAGGATTTTAGTCTCAATGAGATAAATAATAATGTTACGTCACTTCGAGTGATTTTATTGGAATAGAATGAAAATAAAAATGTATCGAGAAGCACAGCAATAAGATTGGTTCTCGATACAAAATTCTAAAAAGAATTTCACTCGAACTGACAAATTAACTATTAATCAATATATAAGAATGTCACTTCGAGTGTTTTTATTGAAATAAAATGGAAATAAAAATGTATCGAGAACTTAGGAATACGGTTGTTTTTCAATATTAACAACTTTAGAATTAGTTTCACTCGAACTGACGAAATATATAAATAGAAAAATGAATTTCAAATCAATTATAGCAGCACTAGCTGTAACAGTACTATTTGCCAGTAACACAGCAAATGCACAAGTAAATACGATAGATTCTATAGCCACTTCAAAAGTGCAACATTTCAATTTTGATAAAATGGAATCAGAAACTATTGGAGAAGGAATTAAACGTAAATGGTTCCATGGTGAAAAAGGTCAAATGACAATTTTTAATTTAGAAAAAGGAGCGCATATTCCTTGGCACAAACACCCAAACGAGCAGATAACATACATAATGTCTGGTAAGGTTAAAATCAAGACTATTATTGATGGTAAAGAGGAATTTGTAGAAGTTGGAGCAGGAGAAGTGATTGTTTTTCCTGAAAATGTACCTCACGAATTTTGGGCATTAGAAGAAACTGTAGATTTGGATGTGCATGTTCCTGTTCGTGAAGATTGGTTGTCTAAAGAGCTTCCGGATTACTTGAAGAAGAGCAAAAAATAATTAATTGATAATCCCTAATTATTGATTAATAATAGAAGAAGCCACAATATACAGTGGCTTTTTCTGCTTTAAGCTGAAAATAATACAATATGAGTAAAACAATAATAATCACAGGAAGCACAGACGGAATAGGAAAGTTAACCGCTTTAAAACTTGCGCAAGATGGACATACTGTTTACGTTCACGGTAGAAGTGAAGCTAAAGTAAACAATGTTGTTGCCGAAATTAAAGAAGCTTCCAATAACCAAAAGATTAAAGGTTTGGTTGCTGATTTTTCAGATTTAAAAGCTGTTAAAAAATTAGCAGAACAGATTAAAAACGACATTCCGAAAATAGATATTTTAATAAACAATGCAGGTATTTTTAAATCAGAAAGCACATTAACTAAAGACGGTTTAGATTTTAGAATGGTTGTAAATTATTTAGCACCTTATCTGTTAACAAATGCTATTCTTTCAAATATTGAAAATGCTGATTCCCCAAGAATTATTAATTTAAGTTCTGCTGCACAAGCACCAGTTTCAGAAGCTGTTTTAAGAGGAAAAGAGCAAGTTTCAGAAAACGATAGTTATGCGCAAAGCAAGTTGGCATTAACCATGTGGAGTTTTAATTTAGCGAAACAAGAACCAAAAATTGCCGTTATAGCTGTAAATCCGGGCTCGTTATTAAATACAAAAATGGCAAAAGAAGCTTTTGGAGATTATTGGTCTCCGGCAGAAAAAGGTGTGGATATTTTGTATGATTTAGTGACTTCTGAAGCATATAAAAACGATATAGGGAAGTATTTTGATAATGATAAAGGAAATCCAAAAGGTCATTTTTCATCAGCGCATCCAGGTGCTTATGATAAATTGAAGATTGAAAACTTATTACAACAAACGGATAGTTTATTGTAAACGCTTCATTTTTAAAACATAATAAGACTACCTAATAGGTCGCCTTATTTATTTTACTCTACCTCATTAAACAAAAACTCGCCTTTTGTTTCAGCTGCATGCAAACCCCATTCTACAATAAGGGTTAGAATAGGAGTAAGGGTTTCACCAAATTCGGTAAGTCTGTATTCTACTTTTAAAGGTGGTTTTTTAGTAAACACTTTTCTGCTTACCATACCATCGGCTTCTAATTGCTTTAGCTGTAAACTTAGTGTACGCTCTGTAATACCAGGAATTTCCTTTCGTAATTCGTTATACCGTTTTTTGCCACCAATTAAATGGGTTAGAATTACACTTTTCCATTTACCACCAATCAATTCCATAGCAGCACTGGTTGGACAAAACGATATTTTATCGTTGATTTTAATCTTTGGTTTTTTTTCAAACAGTTCTTTTCTGTCCATTTCTATTGTAGTTTTATTTTGCAAAGGTAGTGTGCTTTAATTTAGTGTGCAACTATACTTTTTATAGTAAATAAATTTTATTGTATATAACAGTATAACAATGTATTATATGTTAAAATTGATACTATACTTCATGACCGTTATTGCATAATAATTAAACTATAATTACTTTTGTCACTATAATTTTGATAGTACAAATTATCAGCCAAATATAAAAAGATGAATTTAAATGAAATATTAAACAACCGCTACACAGTTAAAGAATTTGATCCTACTAAAAAAGTATCTAATGACGATTTTGAACAAATCAAATCTTTATTACGTTTAAGTCCATCAAGTATAAACTTACAGCCTTGGCATTTTATAGTTGCTGATACGAAAGCAGGTAAAGAGCGTATTGCAAAAGGAACAGAAGGAACCTTTCCTTTTAATACTCCAAAGGTTTTAGATGCTTCCCATGTAATTGTGATTGCGGCTAAAACAGGAATTGACGAAAATTATATAAAAAGCATTCTAGATAAAGAAGACGAAGATGGGCGTTATGCAAAACAAGAATATAAAGATCAAGCTTACGCAGGACGTATGATGTTTGCAAATCTGCATCGGTATGACCTTAAAGATGTACAACCTTGGATAGAAAAACAAGTATACCTTAATATGGGTTCTTTATTAACAGGTGCAGCAGTTTTAGGTATAGATGCTTGCCCAATGGAAGGTGTAGATGTAAAAGCTTTAGATAAAGAGTTTGGTTTACATAAAAAAGGATATACCGCTTTAGCTGTAGTGTCTTTAGGGTATAGAAAAGACACCGATTTCAATTCTAAACTTCCAAAATCTAGATTTTCAGTAGATACCATTATTACTAAATTATAATCTATATAAAAACCATATAAATAATGAAAAAATTCTTTAAAATAATTGGAGGTATCATCGTGAGCTTGTTAGCAATTGGTGCTATACTATTTTTCTTTTTTCCAAAAGTGTTGATAGACCAAACCAATGCAAGCTATGCTAATGCAGCAAACCTGGAAAAGAAAACGGTGGAAATAAATGGATACACCGTACATTTTTACGAAAGCAAAGCGAATGATGATAAACCAGACTTTGTACTACTTCACGGAATGGCAGACGATAAAAGTAGCTTTTTACAAACTGCTAAATTTTTATCTAATGAGTATCATCTAATTCTTCCTGATTTGGCTGGACACGGCGATAATGAAAGAAAACAGGGACTGGATTATTCTATAGACGGACAAGCCACTTTTCTAAAATCGTTTTTAGAGCAACTTAACGTAACAAACTTTAACCTCATAGGTAATTCGATGGGCGGACATACAGCTGCTGCCTATGCTATAAAATACCCTAATGATGTTAAAAATTTAATCTTATTAGATGCTGCGGGTATAAAAATAGATGACCACGTTGTGTATGGTGGTTTTGGTAAAAAAATTGAAAATAAAGAAGAGTTAGATGTTGTGCTACAACGTGTTTTTTACAAAGTACCAGACCTTCCGGGACCCATAGCGAATTATATGATGGAGACTGTGAACAGCAGTAAAGATTTTGTTGATAACACCTTGATTCCTGCTATTACTAGAGGAAAATTCTTCAATCTTAAAGACGATGTTCAGTATATAAAAGCGCCAACATTAGTATTACAAGGGAAACACGATGAAGTGGTACGTTTTAATGTAGCTGAATACTACAAAGACCATATTCCGAATGCAACTTTAGTAGTTATCGAAAACGCAGCACATTCACCTCAATTAGAAGTTCCTGAAGAAGTGGCAAACGATATTAAAAAGTTTATAAAATTATAAAAACAGATAATGATGAACACTAACACAAAAACTATTCATGCAGCTATTGTGCAATATCACCGTTGGTATCTTTTTTATGAACGTGATTTTGAAAACAAGCAACGCCTAGAAAACCAGTTAGAAATTTTAGCAGATTCTATAAAAATGAAATCTGCAGCGGGAGAAATGCAGGGCAAAGAAAATTATCCTGAAAGATTAAAAGTCTATAAAGGCTGGAAAAATGCGCATCATATCCAAAATATTACAGTTAACAAATTAGAGGATGGTACTATTAACCTTGAGGCTGATATTGTATATCAAAATTTAAAATCAGATGGATCTAATGATAGTTACCCTTTGCATTACAGCACGTTTTTAAAAGAAGTACCTAATGCACTATTACCAGTTTTCACAGAGATAAATATTCAACCAACGGGCGAAATTAAAAATCCTACGTTTGAAGACGCCTATCCCGAAAACAGAATGTTATCGCTCATGCATTATTGGTTGTTAAATATGGAGCAATTAGATGGTAATGTGGAACCTTTTAAAGAATTATTAGCTGAAGGTTTTAAACTTAATTTTTCAACAAATAGCGAGCCTATTGTTACCATAGAACAATTAGAAGAATGGTTAAACGGAACGCCATTACAATTAACAGAAAGCAGTCATTCACCTGAGAACTTTTCCGTAAAAGTTATTTCAGATAATCAATATGAAGTTAACGTTGATTTTGTTTGGAATGGAAAAACAAAAGACGGACAAATAGTTACAGCAACTACAGCACACCATTGGATTGTACAGGATACTCCTAATGACAGATTTGCAAAAATAAAAGAGGTTACCATAACCCAAAAAGTACCACTAACTCCAATAAAGTAATTACACTCTTTATAAACACATAATTATGAAAAGCACCATAGTAAAATTCACAGCAAAACCAGAACACGCAACTAGTTTTGCAGCAACCTTAAAAGAAGCACAAGCAGCGACACGAAAAGAAGCTGGTAATAAAGAAATTAAAGTATTTGTATCGAATACAGATGCCAATGTATTTTTTGTTTACGAACGTTGGGCAGACAAAGCTGCAATAACCTCTCACGATAACGAGTCGCACACAAAAAAGTTAATGGAAGTAGGGCAAACAGCTTTGCAAATCGCTCCAGATTTTTATTTTTTAGGGGATACCAATCCTTTACCAGATCGTTCTAAATCTCCAAATGCTGAAGATGAATTATTCATTATTTTCTTCATATTTAAGTTGAAGTCGGGTTATAAAAAACAAGTTTTAGCACAGTTTGAAGATCATGTTACCAACACAAGAAAAGAGGAGCAAGGAAACATTCTTTTTGATTTATACACGGTAGACGACCAAGAAGATACTTTGGCGGTTTATGAACATTGGAGAACAGCATCAGATGTTTGGGACATTCATTTTTATCAACCATATGCAATGAAAACAGGTAAATTGTTGGAAGAAGCTGTAGAGGGAGATTTAAAACAGTATATGAATTTTGTAACAGAAATTTAAAAATTTTTTAAAATGAAAAATATAATTACAGCACTAGTTTACGGAATTATCGTTGCAGTTGGTATTCAGGAAATTTCTTCTCAAGAACCAAGTATGAGAACTTTTAATGAAAACACAAAAGCAGTACAATTAGATAAGGGTACGATGCAAATTTTTGATTACGGTCAAACTAAAGTTCACGTTTACGAAACCAAAGGGTTTTTTAATACACACGCTTTTTTTATTGAAAAAAACGGAAAAGGAGTATTGATTGAAACACCACCTATGAAAGATAATTACAAGGAACTTGTAAATTATATTGTTGATATAGGTTACACAAATATTGATGTGATGGTTTCTTATCATTTAATAGGTAAGCACTTTTTTGATACGGACAAACTAAAATTCAACCATATATATTCTAATCAAGAATCTTTAGATTATATGACGAATTCTGGTAATGAATCGCTCTCAAAATTAGCAGAAGTTTCAAGTGAAGATCTAGACGAAACTACAATAGTACCAACCGATTTGCTAGAAGCAGGAGCACAAGAAATTTCAGGAATTCCTTTTATTATTACGCCAACTGGTTTTGGTTTTGATGTAGAAATGCCAGAAATAAAGGCGGTCCACTTGCATATGGTTGGGCACGATAACCATACTATGATTTTTAATTCTGAATTTATAGACACCGTAATTAACGAGCTTTCCGCTTTTCAAGAAAAAGGGTATGCGACCTATTTTTCTTCACACAGTGCACCCGAAACTTCGGGAGATGTGACCGTTAAAATCAACTATCTTAAAGAGATGAAAGCTATTCTTTCAGCTTCTAAAAATAGCGAAGAATTTATTCAGAAAATGGATAAAGCCTATCCTAATTTTGGTTGGAGAAATTACTTATTAGGAAGTGCAAATATGTTGTTTACTGAAAACTAATTCAGTTGAACAAAAAAAATCAACCATTATGAAAAAACTAATACTATTATTTTCTTTAGCGCTTTTCGCTAGCTGCGGAAATGAGACTAAAAAAGAAGCAATGTCAACTTCGGAAGAAGCACACGGACATTCACATTCTGAAGGTGCGGACGAACACGGTTTGGCACCTCATACCGAAAATACCATTCATCAATATGCACCAACGGTTGCCTTATTAAATAGTATTTATGAAGGTGATATTACCCCGCAACAAATGGTACAGCAAGGTAACATTGGTATTGGAACCGTAAATCATTTGGCTGGCGAATTGGTTGCTGTAGATGGAGTGGTTTATACGATTGATGCCGAAGGCGGAATCGCAGAAGCACCAGACGATTTAGAATCTCCGAATATGACGATGATAAATTTTCAACCGAAACAAACCGTAACTGTTGAAAATATTGAGTCTTATGAAGACTTAACTAGAGAGCTTCAAAAATATTCAACCTCTAAAAATAGCTTTTACGCATATAGAATTAAGGGTGAATTTAAGCACTTAAAAATGGCTTCAGCGCACAAGGTAGAGAACGAAGATGTGTCTTTATTTGAATATTTAGACACACGTGTTATGTACACTAGAGACAACATTAAAGGGACTTTGGTTGGTTTATTTACACCAGATTATCTAGGAAACATCGTAATTCCTGGAATGCATTTTCACTTTTTATCAGATGATATAAAATTGGGCGGACATTTAGAAGACATCAAATTTGATAAGCTTTCTATTGAAATTCAAGAAGTAAACCAAGTGAATTTACAACTTCCAGAAACTGAAAAATTCAGAAATAAAGATTTAAAACAAGGTGCAGCACCAAAGGCTACAGCAAAACAAAATGGTAAATAATAATAGAATGAAGAAGTACATAATTTTAGTTTTAGCATTGTCTTTCTCTTTTGCAAGCATTGCGCAAAACACAAAGGAAGATAACTATAAAACAGGCGTAAAAATTGTAAACGAGGTAAATGGCGATGGCGCTTCCAAAGGTCTGGAAGCTGCTTTTAAAAGCGTGTCTCCAGATATGGCAGATTATATTATTCGTTATGGTTTTGGAGAAATATATAGCAGACCGGGTTTAGATTTTAAGACAAAAGAATTATTAATAATAGCTAGTCTTACTACACAAGCCAATGCAAAATCGCAATTAAAGTCGCATATGAAAGCTGCACTTAACCTTGGTGTAACCCCAGATGAGATTTCTGAAACGATGATTTTGTT is drawn from Lacinutrix sp. WUR7 and contains these coding sequences:
- a CDS encoding alpha-ketoglutarate-dependent dioxygenase AlkB; the encoded protein is MESFNPIDLFSTNEVIKTEFDLPGAAVTLFENFFSIEESDRLYNSLLKNTNWEQDQMAIYGKQIDLPRLTAWYGDTDLEVAYVGKTTKLRPWTAELLKIKQRIEQEVDIKFTRCLLNYYRDGKDSVDWHQDYEVNQRKNTVIGSVTFGETRPFQLKHATRKDLKRIDIPLKHGSLLLMQGATQDNWKHKIPKTTKKIRPRINLTFRWVG
- the nfsB gene encoding oxygen-insensitive NAD(P)H nitroreductase produces the protein MNLHDTLNWRYTTKEYDTTKKISDADMGEVKNLLRMSPSSINLQPWHFIIAETTEGKARMTKGTQGFFHFNEPKITNASAVVLFCSKTSEGADDIFYKHLLEVQDKDGRFPNEDIKNGMYGGMNAFGDIHKYDLKDYQHWMEKQVYLNIGNFLLGVASLGIDATPMEGIDVKALDEEFGLRAKGFTSLVVVSLGYRAASDFNSTDKTPKSRLPQSEIITVI
- a CDS encoding zinc-binding alcohol dehydrogenase family protein — protein: MKAIGYKENLPIDNVNSLQDIEIKTPKATGRDILVEIKAISVNPADYKVRANMPVQGDDWKIIGWDATGIVKQVGEDVTLFNVGDEVWYAGDFTRQGSYAQFQVVDERIIGKKPTSLSYAEAAALPLTTLTAYEMLFDRLEVSKDDANKSILIIGAAGGVGSIMVQLAKKLTKLNIIATASREETTDWLKELGADTVINHRNKLSEEFEKYSLPAPEYVVSLNATEQHVDEIVKLIKPQGKFGFIDDPKVMNVMPFKGKAVSTHIELMFTRAMFQTEDMIEQHNILNKASELIDNGTIKTTLGENFGTINAENLRKAHAFLETGKAKGKIVLEGF
- a CDS encoding cupin domain-containing protein; this translates as MNFKSIIAALAVTVLFASNTANAQVNTIDSIATSKVQHFNFDKMESETIGEGIKRKWFHGEKGQMTIFNLEKGAHIPWHKHPNEQITYIMSGKVKIKTIIDGKEEFVEVGAGEVIVFPENVPHEFWALEETVDLDVHVPVREDWLSKELPDYLKKSKK
- a CDS encoding SDR family NAD(P)-dependent oxidoreductase, coding for MSKTIIITGSTDGIGKLTALKLAQDGHTVYVHGRSEAKVNNVVAEIKEASNNQKIKGLVADFSDLKAVKKLAEQIKNDIPKIDILINNAGIFKSESTLTKDGLDFRMVVNYLAPYLLTNAILSNIENADSPRIINLSSAAQAPVSEAVLRGKEQVSENDSYAQSKLALTMWSFNLAKQEPKIAVIAVNPGSLLNTKMAKEAFGDYWSPAEKGVDILYDLVTSEAYKNDIGKYFDNDKGNPKGHFSSAHPGAYDKLKIENLLQQTDSLL
- a CDS encoding helix-turn-helix domain-containing protein yields the protein MDRKELFEKKPKIKINDKISFCPTSAAMELIGGKWKSVILTHLIGGKKRYNELRKEIPGITERTLSLQLKQLEADGMVSRKVFTKKPPLKVEYRLTEFGETLTPILTLIVEWGLHAAETKGEFLFNEVE
- the nfsB gene encoding oxygen-insensitive NAD(P)H nitroreductase, with product MNLNEILNNRYTVKEFDPTKKVSNDDFEQIKSLLRLSPSSINLQPWHFIVADTKAGKERIAKGTEGTFPFNTPKVLDASHVIVIAAKTGIDENYIKSILDKEDEDGRYAKQEYKDQAYAGRMMFANLHRYDLKDVQPWIEKQVYLNMGSLLTGAAVLGIDACPMEGVDVKALDKEFGLHKKGYTALAVVSLGYRKDTDFNSKLPKSRFSVDTIITKL
- a CDS encoding alpha/beta fold hydrolase, with the protein product MKKFFKIIGGIIVSLLAIGAILFFFFPKVLIDQTNASYANAANLEKKTVEINGYTVHFYESKANDDKPDFVLLHGMADDKSSFLQTAKFLSNEYHLILPDLAGHGDNERKQGLDYSIDGQATFLKSFLEQLNVTNFNLIGNSMGGHTAAAYAIKYPNDVKNLILLDAAGIKIDDHVVYGGFGKKIENKEELDVVLQRVFYKVPDLPGPIANYMMETVNSSKDFVDNTLIPAITRGKFFNLKDDVQYIKAPTLVLQGKHDEVVRFNVAEYYKDHIPNATLVVIENAAHSPQLEVPEEVANDIKKFIKL
- a CDS encoding putative quinol monooxygenase produces the protein MKSTIVKFTAKPEHATSFAATLKEAQAATRKEAGNKEIKVFVSNTDANVFFVYERWADKAAITSHDNESHTKKLMEVGQTALQIAPDFYFLGDTNPLPDRSKSPNAEDELFIIFFIFKLKSGYKKQVLAQFEDHVTNTRKEEQGNILFDLYTVDDQEDTLAVYEHWRTASDVWDIHFYQPYAMKTGKLLEEAVEGDLKQYMNFVTEI
- the budA gene encoding acetolactate decarboxylase, yielding MKKLILLFSLALFASCGNETKKEAMSTSEEAHGHSHSEGADEHGLAPHTENTIHQYAPTVALLNSIYEGDITPQQMVQQGNIGIGTVNHLAGELVAVDGVVYTIDAEGGIAEAPDDLESPNMTMINFQPKQTVTVENIESYEDLTRELQKYSTSKNSFYAYRIKGEFKHLKMASAHKVENEDVSLFEYLDTRVMYTRDNIKGTLVGLFTPDYLGNIVIPGMHFHFLSDDIKLGGHLEDIKFDKLSIEIQEVNQVNLQLPETEKFRNKDLKQGAAPKATAKQNGK